Below is a window of Raphanus sativus cultivar WK10039 unplaced genomic scaffold, ASM80110v3 Scaffold3235, whole genome shotgun sequence DNA.
AGATATCGAAACTGAGCATGATTCCGGTAGTGTGCGTGATGGAATGGATCCTCCATAACAAGCATTACTCGAGAGAGGTCAAGGCCTCTGTcatggttgttgttgttggcgTTGGCATCTGTACTGTTACTGATGTTAAGGTTAATGCTAAAGGTTTCATCTGTGCTTCCACTGCTATTTTCTCCACCTCTCTCCAGCAGATTGTAAGTTCTGCTAATCCATCCATCCACCATTTTGCTAGACTCTCTGATTTATTAGAATTATCATTTGTTATTTGTTGTTTCATGATTCCGGGAGATTAACATGTTATAGTGTTGAAGTGTTACTCTGATAAGTTTATGTTCTCTGGAACACAGTCAATAGGTTCGCTTCAGAAGAAATACTCAATTGGATCTTTTGAGCTGCTGAGCAAGACAGCTCCAATCCAAGCTCTTTCGCTCCTCATTTTCGGTCCATTTGTTGACTATTTCTTGAGCGGCAGATTCATTACTACTTACAAGATGACTTACGGTGCCATTGTAAGTAACTTTCTAAAAGTGTTTATAGAATCCACAACTAAACTTTGCTTATTATCTAACAACGTATATATGCAGTTCTGCATTCTTCTCTCCTGCGCATTGGCGGTTTTCTGCAACATAAGCCAATACCTCTGCATCGGGAGATTCTCTGCTACCTCATTCCAAGTTCTCGGACACATGAAAACGGTCTGTGTCCTGACGTTAGGATGGCTTATCTTTGACTCCGAGATGACGTTCAAGAACGTAGCGGGGATGTTCTTAGCCGTGGTGGGAATGGTGATTTACAGCTGGGCGGTCGAGTTAGATAAACAGAGGAACACCAAAGCCACGCCGCACGGCAAGAACAGTATGACGGAAGATGAGATTAGGCTTCTGAAAGAAGGAATAGAACATATGGATTTAGAAGACATGGAGCTTGGAGATACCAAAGCTTAAATCAATCTCGTCAAgacaaaatgtttttttcttt
It encodes the following:
- the LOC108818839 gene encoding UDP-rhamnose/UDP-galactose transporter 2, giving the protein MEKAESEKKASSVSDVGAWAMNVTSSVGIIMANKQLMSSSGYAFTFATTLTGFHFALTALVGMVSNATGLSASKHVPLWELLWFSLVANTSIAAMNFSLMLNSVGFYQISKLSMIPVVCVMEWILHNKHYSREVKASVMVVVVGVGICTVTDVKVNAKGFICASTAIFSTSLQQISIGSLQKKYSIGSFELLSKTAPIQALSLLIFGPFVDYFLSGRFITTYKMTYGAIFCILLSCALAVFCNISQYLCIGRFSATSFQVLGHMKTVCVLTLGWLIFDSEMTFKNVAGMFLAVVGMVIYSWAVELDKQRNTKATPHGKNSMTEDEIRLLKEGIEHMDLEDMELGDTKA